The genomic segment TTTGTTAGCACTTTATTTGTTTTGTTGAACTCATGGGGAGCACATTGCGGGGTCGTGATGATTGTGGGGTATATCCGTACCTGCCGTCTCCCGGTCATGTGACCGAGATGGCGAAGCCGCGTCTGACAGCAGTAAACTGATTGGGTATAGGGGTATACGGGTATAAGGGACAACACGTTGGTAGCCCTTGCATTAGCAGGTTTTATCCCGCCATGCAGAAAACCACGTGTGTAAACCCGTGGATGGAATGGTTTTCTGGGCGGGATTCCGCCCAGACTCCGCCCAATGGCGGAGTCAAAGCAGGGACCCCGGCTGTAAAGCCGGGGGGCTCCATAGATTTGGAGAAAGGAGAAGGCAGAAGGGAAAAACTGTTCGTTGTTGGTGGTTTGTTGTCTGTTGTACCTGCCTTCCGACTCATCGATGTGTCGCCTCTAATACACCCGGCATTTTTCGCTCACGGCAGAGAAAGCTCGTTCCGGGGACAGGGGGACAACAACGAATTGAATATCCAATGTCCAAGTAACCACTATCCCGCCCGAAGGAAGAATGAAAAATGAAGACTGAAGAATGAAGCCTGGAGAAGGTATGAGGTATATGGTATGGGGAACAACCGGTTGGCGAGCAGGTTCCCGCTACGCATTGGCCCTCGCCGGGAATTCCGGATGGTACCTCACGGGAAAATCGGAGCACCGGTATCCGTAATATGGAGAGGATGGTTCGCTCATTTTTTGGTCTTCGGTGTCCGGTGTGGATTCGGGAACGTCTATCGGGCTTTGGACGGCCCGCCCGCCTTTTTTGACGATGTGGGTATAAATCATGGTGGTCCGGACGTCGGAGTGTCCGAGGAGTTCCTGGACGGTGCGGATATCGTATCCATGTTCCAGCAAGTGGGTAGCGAATGAGTGCCGGAATGTATGACAACTGGCAGCTTTATTGACATCCGCCTTCTTGACGGCTCGCCTGACGGCATGTTGCAGGCCTGACGTGGAAAAGTGGTGGCGCAACTTTTTCCCGGTTCGCGGATCCCGTGAGACATCTCTGGACGGAAACAGGTATTGCCATTCCAGCGATGTGGCGGCGTCCACATATTTTTCCGACAGGGCATTGGGGAGTGAGACGCCTTTTACATCTTTGGACAGATCGCTTTTGCGGCGGGCCGAGACGCGTGCAATTTGACGTCGCAAGGGAGCAACCAACGATTCCGGCAGGATGGTGACGCGGTCTTTGCTGCCCTTTCCGTCCCGCACGATGATTTGATTCAGGTCGAAATCGATATCCTTGACCCGGAGGCGGAGGCATTCGGTGACCCGCAGTCCGGATCCATAGAGCAGGCTGGCCATGAGCCAGGTTTGTCCGGTCATATGCTGCAGTACGGTGCGCGCTTCTTCTCTGGAGAATACGGTGGGTATTTTCTTCGGTTTGGCGGCAAAGTCGATTTCTTCGCTGTCGAGCACCATCTCCTGATTTAACACTTCCCGGTAGAGATACAGGATGGCCGCCCGGGCCTGATTTTGGGTGGAGGCCGCGACGTTTTGTTTGTTTGCCAGAAAGGAGAGATAGTCCT from the Candidatus Neomarinimicrobiota bacterium genome contains:
- a CDS encoding integron integrase translates to MAKSRLLTEVKNSLRAKHYSYRTEQAYIQWIKRFILFHKKRHPENLKSSHIQDYLSFLANKQNVAASTQNQARAAILYLYREVLNQEMVLDSEEIDFAAKPKKIPTVFSREEARTVLQHMTGQTWLMASLLYGSGLRVTECLRLRVKDIDFDLNQIIVRDGKGSKDRVTILPESLVAPLRRQIARVSARRKSDLSKDVKGVSLPNALSEKYVDAATSLEWQYLFPSRDVSRDPRTGKKLRHHFSTSGLQHAVRRAVKKADVNKAASCHTFRHSFATHLLEHGYDIRTVQELLGHSDVRTTMIYTHIVKKGGRAVQSPIDVPESTPDTEDQKMSEPSSPYYGYRCSDFPVRYHPEFPARANA